The proteins below are encoded in one region of Metallibacterium scheffleri:
- the phoU gene encoding phosphate signaling complex protein PhoU: MPSSNEHILRSYDDELSRLKGELARMGQIAVAQIEGAMDVLERRDSRAAERVILNDEAIDLLEASVSHDVLLLLARRQPMARDLREVMAALRIAADIERIGDYAANVAKRTIALNLSAPIPPAANLPTLAETAIELVRDVLIAYRESDADLARQVWERDVELDALYTSLFRELLTYMMEDSRNITPATHVLFMAKNIERIGDHATNIAENVWFLVTGTPLEEPRKKGDLTATGAVDPERPRKD; encoded by the coding sequence ATGCCCTCCAGCAACGAACATATCCTGCGCAGCTATGACGATGAACTGTCACGCCTCAAGGGCGAACTGGCGCGCATGGGCCAGATCGCGGTCGCGCAGATCGAGGGCGCGATGGATGTGCTCGAGCGCCGCGACAGCCGCGCCGCCGAGCGCGTGATCCTCAACGACGAAGCCATCGACCTGCTCGAAGCTTCGGTCAGTCACGACGTGCTGCTGCTGCTGGCGCGGCGCCAGCCGATGGCACGCGATCTGCGCGAGGTCATGGCCGCGCTGCGCATCGCCGCGGACATCGAGCGCATCGGCGATTACGCTGCCAATGTCGCCAAGCGCACCATCGCGCTCAACCTCAGTGCGCCGATTCCACCGGCGGCAAACCTGCCGACCCTGGCCGAGACTGCGATCGAGCTGGTACGCGATGTGCTGATCGCCTATCGCGAGAGCGACGCGGACCTGGCGCGTCAGGTATGGGAACGCGATGTCGAGCTGGATGCCCTGTACACCTCCCTGTTTCGCGAACTGCTGACCTACATGATGGAGGACTCGCGCAACATCACCCCGGCCACGCACGTGCTGTTCATGGCCAAGAACATCGAGCGCATCGGCGACCACGCCACCAACATCGCCGAGAACGTCTGGTTCCTGGTCACCGGGACGCCACTGGAGGAGCCGCGCAAGAAAGGCGATCTGACCGCCACTGGCGCCGTCGACCCCGAGCGCCCGCGCAAGGATTGA
- the pstC gene encoding phosphate ABC transporter permease subunit PstC, producing the protein MWAATRHARDAHNDHLFRGALLACALLVLAALLGTAGSTLWGGRLAFQTFGWSFLVSDHWDAVNGQFGALVPIWGTLMTSLLAMLLAVPVSFGIALFLTEVAPPWLRTPIAAAVELLAGIPSIIYGMWGLFVLAPFLADHADPWINDKLGTLPIVGRLFQGPPLGIGMLTAGLVLAIMVIPFISSVMREVFHTVPTRLKESAYALGSTTSEVVWNIVLPYTRSAVIGGIFLGLGRALGETMAVTFVLGNAHQLSASLLMPSSSIASVIANEFTEASSDLHRSTLIALGFLLFCVTFVVLAIAKLLLLRLARKEGNA; encoded by the coding sequence ATGTGGGCGGCCACCCGCCACGCGCGCGACGCGCACAACGACCATTTGTTTCGCGGTGCGTTGCTGGCTTGCGCATTGCTGGTGCTGGCGGCACTGCTGGGCACCGCGGGCTCCACGTTGTGGGGCGGGCGCCTGGCGTTCCAAACCTTCGGCTGGAGTTTCCTGGTGTCCGATCACTGGGATGCGGTCAATGGCCAATTTGGCGCGCTGGTGCCGATCTGGGGCACGCTGATGACCTCCTTGCTGGCGATGTTGCTGGCAGTGCCGGTGAGCTTCGGCATCGCCCTGTTCCTCACCGAGGTCGCGCCTCCGTGGCTGCGCACCCCGATCGCCGCGGCGGTGGAACTGCTAGCTGGCATTCCCTCGATCATCTACGGCATGTGGGGCCTGTTCGTGCTGGCGCCGTTCCTGGCCGATCACGCCGACCCGTGGATCAATGACAAGCTCGGCACCTTACCGATCGTCGGCCGATTGTTTCAGGGACCGCCACTGGGCATCGGCATGCTCACCGCGGGGTTGGTGCTGGCGATCATGGTGATCCCCTTCATTTCCTCGGTGATGCGCGAGGTGTTCCATACCGTGCCCACGCGCCTCAAGGAATCCGCCTATGCGCTGGGTTCGACCACTTCGGAAGTGGTGTGGAATATCGTGCTGCCCTACACGCGCTCGGCGGTAATCGGTGGCATTTTTCTGGGCCTCGGGCGCGCGCTGGGCGAGACCATGGCGGTCACCTTCGTGCTCGGCAACGCGCACCAGCTTTCCGCATCGCTGCTGATGCCCTCCAGTTCGATCGCCTCGGTGATCGCCAACGAATTCACCGAAGCTTCGTCCGACCTGCATCGCTCGACATTGATCGCGCTGGGCTTCCTGCTGTTCTGTGTCACCTTTGTCGTACTGGCCATCGCCAAATTGCTGCTGTTGCGGCTGGCGCGCAAGGAGGGCAACGCATGA
- the pstS gene encoding phosphate ABC transporter substrate-binding protein PstS, whose translation MLLSLKSRLAALLLLGALLTVTAQATEVTGAGSSFVYPVLSKWSVAFNRKTGHQINYQSIGSGGGIAQIKAGTVDFGASDAPLSAEDLNKFGLGQFPVVIGGIVPVVNLEGIAAGKLRLSGPILAEIFMGRIKTWNDPALVRLNPGIKLPASAIFVVHRSDGSGTSYNFTNYLSKLSPAWQKAIGFGTSVPWPVGVGGKGNEGVSAYVRQIRNSIGYVEYAYALQNKMAYTQMENAAGRFLEPSNAAFAAAAATADWAQAKDFNLIMTNAPGTGAWPITATTWAIMYKTPKNAAQSKVAFAFFKWAFEHGQPEALALDYVPLPDTLVKQIEAYWQSQFKS comes from the coding sequence ATGCTGCTTTCGCTCAAATCACGCCTTGCCGCACTGCTTCTGCTCGGCGCACTGCTGACAGTCACCGCGCAGGCCACCGAAGTCACCGGCGCTGGATCCAGCTTCGTCTATCCGGTGCTGTCGAAGTGGTCGGTGGCGTTCAACCGGAAAACCGGGCATCAGATCAACTACCAGTCGATCGGCTCCGGCGGCGGCATCGCGCAGATCAAGGCCGGAACCGTCGACTTCGGCGCCTCGGACGCACCCCTGTCGGCCGAGGATTTGAACAAGTTCGGCCTCGGCCAGTTTCCCGTCGTGATCGGTGGCATCGTGCCGGTGGTTAATTTGGAGGGCATCGCGGCAGGCAAGTTGCGCCTCAGCGGCCCCATCCTGGCCGAGATCTTCATGGGCAGGATCAAGACCTGGAACGACCCGGCGCTGGTCAGGCTCAACCCGGGTATCAAGCTGCCGGCTAGCGCCATTTTCGTGGTGCACCGCTCGGACGGCTCGGGCACCAGCTACAACTTCACCAATTATTTGAGCAAGCTCAGCCCGGCCTGGCAAAAAGCGATCGGTTTCGGCACCTCGGTACCGTGGCCGGTTGGCGTCGGTGGCAAGGGCAACGAGGGTGTATCGGCCTACGTCAGGCAGATCAGGAACTCGATCGGCTATGTCGAGTACGCCTATGCGCTGCAGAACAAGATGGCTTACACACAGATGGAAAACGCCGCCGGCAGGTTTCTCGAGCCAAGCAATGCGGCTTTCGCCGCCGCTGCAGCCACCGCGGACTGGGCACAAGCCAAGGATTTCAACCTGATCATGACCAATGCGCCGGGCACGGGCGCCTGGCCGATCACCGCGACAACCTGGGCGATCATGTACAAGACCCCGAAGAATGCCGCGCAGTCCAAGGTGGCGTTCGCGTTCTTCAAATGGGCTTTCGAGCACGGCCAGCCCGAAGCGCTGGCATTGGATTACGTGCCCCTGCCGGACACGCTGGTCAAGCAGATCGAGGCGTATTGGCAGAGCCAGTTCAAGAGCTGA
- a CDS encoding CBU_0592 family membrane protein, with translation MTLQWFDWVGFAGVALIVVAYFLVQAGRLRGDSMSNQVLNALGALAVMVSLVFGTFNFPAFVLEAIWLAVSVYGMIWGARRRRRSRMFR, from the coding sequence ATGACACTGCAATGGTTCGACTGGGTGGGTTTCGCCGGCGTCGCGCTGATCGTGGTCGCGTATTTCCTGGTGCAAGCCGGGCGCCTGCGCGGCGACAGCATGTCCAATCAGGTGCTGAACGCACTGGGCGCGCTGGCGGTGATGGTGTCGCTGGTGTTCGGGACCTTCAATTTCCCCGCGTTCGTGCTCGAAGCGATCTGGTTGGCGGTCAGCGTGTACGGCATGATCTGGGGTGCGCGCCGCCGGCGCCGTTCGCGCATGTTCCGCTGA
- the pstB gene encoding phosphate ABC transporter ATP-binding protein PstB, translating to MLSQPLTPTTTSASKIVVRGLDFYYQGSQALKSVSMDVPERQVTAIIGPSGCGKSTLLRVFNRIYAIYPKLEARGEVLLDGENILDARYPLNRLRSKVGMVFQKPVPFPMSIFENIAYGIRHHERLSKSEMDMRVELALRQAALWDEAKDKLKQSALSLSGGQQQRLCIARAIALKPDVLLLDEPTSALDPIATGRIEQLVEELKHDFTIVIVTHNMQQAARVSDRTAFMYMGELIEYGDTEKIFTKPDRKQTEDYITGRFG from the coding sequence ATGCTTTCCCAACCGCTCACACCAACGACGACATCCGCGTCCAAGATCGTCGTGCGCGGACTGGATTTCTATTATCAGGGCAGCCAGGCGCTGAAGAGCGTGAGCATGGATGTGCCCGAGCGCCAAGTGACCGCAATCATTGGCCCATCGGGCTGCGGCAAGTCCACCCTGCTGCGCGTATTCAACCGCATCTATGCGATCTATCCGAAACTGGAAGCGCGCGGCGAAGTGCTGCTTGATGGCGAAAACATCCTGGATGCGCGCTACCCGCTCAATCGCCTGCGCAGCAAGGTCGGCATGGTGTTCCAGAAGCCGGTGCCATTTCCAATGTCGATCTTCGAAAACATCGCGTACGGCATCCGCCACCACGAGCGCCTGTCCAAATCCGAAATGGACATGCGCGTGGAGCTGGCGCTGCGCCAGGCGGCGTTGTGGGACGAGGCCAAGGACAAGCTCAAGCAAAGCGCGCTGAGCTTGTCCGGCGGCCAGCAACAGCGCCTGTGCATCGCTCGCGCGATCGCGCTGAAGCCCGACGTGCTGCTGTTGGACGAACCCACCTCGGCGCTGGATCCGATCGCCACCGGTCGCATCGAGCAACTGGTGGAGGAGCTCAAGCACGACTTCACGATAGTCATCGTCACGCACAACATGCAGCAGGCCGCGCGCGTATCCGACAGGACGGCTTTCATGTACATGGGCGAGTTGATCGAGTACGGCGATACCGAAAAAATCTTCACCAAGCCGGACAGGAAGCAGACCGAGGACTACATCACCGGTCGCTTCGGCTGA
- the rnr gene encoding ribonuclease R, protein MIKKFFSKKPAASTAAKSPKAGKSKSRAALHDPQAAREAARYEHPIPSREAILALLESHAAPMLQSALADALGLLEDSQREALGKRLAAMLRDGQLLQNRRSGYAPAQKLDLIAGHVIANAEGFGFLRADAGGDDLYLAPVEMRKVLHGDRVLASVVGVDKRGRRQGAIVEVLERRSPRLVGRIARARGIATVVPDDKRLHQPVLIAAGQEMGAGDGQIVVAEITDPPDGTHGPIGRVVELLGEKLNASLIVRMAIAAHDLPQHWSAEVSAAAAATELQVNVAEHAGRADLRALPFVTIDGEDARDFDDAVHAVPLREGGFRLWVAIADVAHYVPIGSVLDREAEARGTSVYFPGFVVPMLPEVLSNGICSLKPEVERLALVCEMRVDADGSVSRARFEHAIIRSHARLTYTQVWQALSDATGARQALGALWPAIADLHALYRVLAQARSTRGAIEFDSPEMQFRLDAKGEVQAMGAYERNDAHRLIEECMIAANVQAARFLERQRVPALYRVHDKPPAEKYADLLEFLREFKLRLPAWDAVTPKDFAHLLLRVRERPEALLLQSVLLRSQSLAVYKAANAGHFGLALDAYTHFTSPIRRYPDLLVHRAIGHALKQGQRGEYAYNIEAMTTLAQHCSRRERVADEAEREVDERYQCAFMERHVGARYAGVITGVTSFGLFVEMIETRISGLVHVTQLPADFYHFEAQRRLLQGERSKRSYRLGDRVQVQVLRASLEDRKIDLRLVEGRD, encoded by the coding sequence ATGATCAAAAAATTCTTCAGTAAGAAGCCTGCGGCTAGCACCGCGGCGAAGTCGCCCAAAGCCGGCAAGTCCAAGTCCCGGGCTGCCCTTCACGATCCTCAGGCGGCGCGCGAGGCCGCGCGCTATGAACATCCGATCCCCAGCCGCGAGGCGATTCTCGCGCTGCTGGAATCGCACGCCGCGCCCATGCTGCAGTCCGCGCTGGCCGATGCGCTGGGTTTGCTCGAGGACAGCCAGCGCGAGGCGCTGGGCAAGCGCCTCGCGGCGATGCTGCGCGATGGCCAGTTGCTGCAGAACCGACGCAGCGGCTACGCGCCCGCGCAAAAGCTCGATCTGATCGCCGGGCACGTCATTGCCAACGCCGAGGGCTTCGGCTTTTTGCGCGCCGATGCCGGTGGCGATGACCTGTATCTGGCACCGGTGGAGATGCGCAAGGTGCTGCACGGCGATCGTGTGCTGGCCAGCGTGGTCGGTGTGGACAAGCGCGGACGCCGGCAAGGTGCCATCGTCGAGGTGCTGGAGCGGCGTAGTCCGCGTCTGGTCGGGCGCATCGCGCGCGCGCGTGGCATCGCCACGGTGGTGCCGGATGACAAGCGCCTGCACCAACCGGTGCTGATCGCCGCGGGGCAGGAGATGGGTGCGGGCGACGGCCAGATCGTGGTCGCCGAGATCACCGATCCGCCGGATGGAACGCACGGACCGATCGGGCGTGTGGTCGAGCTGCTCGGCGAGAAGCTCAATGCCTCGCTGATCGTGCGCATGGCCATCGCCGCGCACGATTTGCCGCAGCACTGGTCGGCGGAAGTCAGCGCCGCCGCAGCGGCAACCGAGTTGCAGGTCAATGTGGCGGAGCACGCCGGCCGCGCCGACCTGCGCGCGCTGCCCTTTGTCACCATTGATGGCGAAGACGCGCGCGATTTCGATGATGCCGTGCACGCCGTACCGCTGCGTGAAGGCGGTTTCCGGCTGTGGGTGGCGATCGCCGATGTCGCGCATTACGTGCCGATCGGCAGCGTGCTGGACCGCGAGGCCGAGGCGCGCGGCACCTCGGTGTATTTCCCCGGCTTCGTGGTGCCGATGCTGCCCGAGGTGCTGTCCAACGGCATCTGTTCGCTCAAGCCCGAGGTCGAGCGCCTGGCACTGGTGTGCGAGATGCGTGTCGATGCCGACGGTAGCGTAAGCCGTGCGCGATTCGAGCACGCCATCATTCGTTCACACGCCCGGCTGACCTACACGCAGGTGTGGCAGGCGCTGAGCGATGCCACCGGCGCACGTCAGGCATTGGGTGCGCTGTGGCCGGCCATTGCCGATCTGCATGCGCTGTACCGCGTGCTGGCGCAGGCACGCAGCACGCGCGGAGCGATCGAGTTCGACAGTCCGGAAATGCAATTTCGCCTTGATGCCAAAGGCGAAGTGCAGGCCATGGGTGCCTACGAGCGCAACGATGCGCACCGTCTGATCGAGGAATGCATGATCGCCGCCAATGTGCAGGCGGCGCGCTTTCTGGAGCGGCAGCGCGTGCCGGCGCTGTACCGCGTGCACGACAAGCCGCCGGCGGAAAAATACGCCGACTTGCTTGAATTCCTGCGCGAGTTCAAGTTGCGCCTGCCGGCCTGGGATGCGGTTACGCCCAAGGATTTCGCGCACCTGCTGCTGCGTGTGCGTGAGCGGCCCGAGGCGCTGCTGCTGCAGTCGGTGCTGCTGCGCTCGCAAAGCCTCGCGGTGTACAAGGCCGCCAACGCCGGACATTTTGGCCTGGCGCTGGATGCCTATACGCATTTCACCTCGCCAATCCGGCGCTACCCCGATCTGCTCGTGCACCGCGCCATCGGCCACGCACTCAAGCAGGGTCAGCGTGGCGAATACGCCTACAACATCGAGGCCATGACCACGCTGGCGCAGCATTGTTCGCGACGCGAACGCGTCGCCGACGAGGCCGAACGCGAGGTCGACGAACGCTATCAGTGCGCGTTCATGGAGCGCCACGTCGGCGCGCGTTACGCCGGCGTGATTACCGGTGTGACCTCGTTCGGCTTGTTCGTGGAGATGATCGAGACGCGCATCAGCGGCTTGGTGCACGTCACCCAGTTGCCGGCCGATTTCTATCACTTCGAGGCGCAGCGACGCCTGTTGCAGGGCGAGCGCAGCAAGCGCAGCTATCGCCTCGGCGATCGCGTGCAGGTGCAGGTGCTGCGCGCCAGTCTGGAGGATCGCAAGATCGATCTGCGTCTGGTGGAAGGGCGCGATTGA
- the cysK gene encoding cysteine synthase A, translating into MILHSITDAIGRTPIVRINRLAPASVEIYVKVEAFNPGGSVKDRLALAVILDAERSGALKPGQMVVEATSGNTGIALAMVCAARGYPFVAFMTETFSIERRKLMRAYGAKVILTPAAERGTGMVRRAEAFAARHGAFLARQFENPANPAWHRNTTAAEILLDFAGRRLDHFVSGWGTGGTLTGVGQMLKLARPEVEVVAVEPTTAALLKGEPWHPHKIQGWTPDFVPAVLDRSIAQRILTVTEDEARDQARALAQQEGILVGLSCGGTFAAALQVARSAAPGSVVLAVLPDTGERYLSTWLFEGVNEGSDDAWLQALDAD; encoded by the coding sequence ATGATTCTGCACAGCATTACCGACGCCATAGGGCGCACGCCGATCGTGCGCATCAACCGTCTCGCGCCCGCGAGCGTGGAAATCTACGTCAAGGTCGAAGCGTTCAATCCCGGCGGCTCGGTCAAGGATCGCCTGGCGCTCGCCGTGATTCTCGATGCCGAGCGCAGCGGCGCACTGAAGCCTGGGCAGATGGTGGTCGAGGCCACATCGGGCAACACCGGCATCGCCCTGGCCATGGTGTGCGCGGCGCGCGGTTACCCGTTCGTGGCGTTCATGACCGAGACCTTCTCGATCGAGCGCCGCAAGCTGATGCGCGCCTATGGCGCCAAGGTGATCCTCACCCCGGCCGCCGAGCGCGGCACCGGCATGGTGCGTCGCGCCGAGGCCTTCGCCGCGCGGCACGGCGCGTTTCTCGCGCGCCAGTTCGAGAATCCCGCCAATCCGGCCTGGCATCGCAACACCACGGCAGCCGAGATCCTGCTCGATTTCGCTGGACGGCGTCTGGATCACTTCGTGTCCGGCTGGGGTACCGGCGGCACACTCACCGGCGTGGGCCAGATGCTGAAGCTGGCGCGGCCCGAAGTCGAGGTCGTGGCGGTCGAACCGACGACGGCGGCACTGCTCAAGGGTGAGCCATGGCATCCACACAAGATCCAGGGCTGGACGCCCGATTTCGTACCTGCCGTGCTCGATCGCAGCATCGCCCAGCGCATCCTCACCGTGACCGAGGACGAGGCGCGCGATCAGGCGCGCGCGCTGGCGCAGCAGGAGGGCATCCTGGTGGGTTTGTCCTGCGGCGGCACTTTCGCCGCGGCGCTGCAGGTGGCGCGGTCCGCCGCGCCGGGCAGCGTGGTGCTGGCGGTATTGCCGGACACCGGCGAGCGCTACCTGTCGACGTGGCTGTTCGAGGGCGTCAACGAAGGCTCGGATGATGCCTGGCTGCAGGCACTGGATGCCGACTGA
- the pstA gene encoding phosphate ABC transporter permease PstA, with amino-acid sequence MSTVTDPARALNPHARGRGRQQRRALASLAGWLLSGLAFLLLAFALLDILRLVFVRGFAALNLQLFLTPTSGIAGGLLNAIEGSVLITAGALLLAVPVGVFGGIYVSEFSREYFARAVRFIADVLVGVPSIVFGLFGYLTMVTALGWHFSLAAGCITLAMMIAPYILRTTELALRGVPGELREAGYALGASQANLVTRVLLRECAPRVLTGILLAMAISMGETAPLIYTVNWSNYYWSGHLTHEPVAYLTYVIWSFINEPFASAHALAYAAALLITLFVLAITLLARLSLSRLGVRRTS; translated from the coding sequence ATGAGTACAGTGACCGATCCGGCACGTGCGCTCAACCCACACGCCCGCGGCCGTGGCCGTCAGCAGCGGCGCGCACTGGCCAGCCTGGCGGGTTGGTTGCTCAGCGGTCTGGCCTTCCTGTTGCTGGCCTTCGCGCTGCTGGACATTTTGCGACTGGTGTTTGTGCGCGGCTTCGCGGCACTGAACCTGCAGTTATTCCTGACACCGACCAGTGGCATCGCCGGTGGCTTGCTGAATGCCATCGAGGGTAGCGTGCTGATCACTGCTGGCGCATTGCTGCTAGCGGTGCCGGTCGGCGTGTTCGGCGGCATCTACGTGAGCGAGTTCAGCCGCGAGTATTTCGCGCGCGCGGTGCGCTTCATCGCCGATGTACTGGTCGGGGTGCCCTCGATCGTGTTCGGCCTGTTCGGTTACCTGACCATGGTCACCGCGCTGGGCTGGCACTTCTCCCTAGCCGCGGGCTGCATCACGCTGGCGATGATGATCGCGCCCTACATCCTGCGCACCACCGAGTTGGCGCTGCGCGGCGTACCCGGCGAGTTGCGCGAGGCCGGCTACGCATTGGGCGCCAGTCAGGCCAATCTGGTGACGCGCGTGCTCTTGCGCGAATGCGCACCGCGCGTGCTCACCGGCATCCTGCTGGCGATGGCGATCTCGATGGGCGAAACCGCTCCGTTGATCTACACGGTCAACTGGTCGAACTACTACTGGAGCGGGCATCTGACGCACGAGCCGGTGGCGTATCTGACTTACGTGATCTGGTCGTTCATCAACGAACCATTCGCCAGCGCACACGCATTGGCATATGCCGCCGCGCTGCTGATCACGCTGTTCGTGCTGGCGATTACCCTGCTGGCGCGACTGTCGCTCAGCCGTCTGGGCGTGCGCCGCACGAGTTGA
- the pstC gene encoding phosphate ABC transporter permease subunit PstC, translating to MRPSDALFRVTVTAFAAMIPLVLLALFAFLLHDSWPALRFNGFDFFTHSSWNLGNQYGNPVTVRGEQVMPGASFAILFLIVGTLASSLIALLLAVPLGVGAAVFLAEAVPPRIRTYASLLVELLASVPSVVFGLWGYIVLIPFLSRHVYPHMAHWLRDVPFFGPPSGSGYGLLTAGIVLSLMCVPLIAANLREAIESTPQALREAGLAVGATRFEVVRKIILPRLRLPLIGVSTLALGRALGETMAVLMISGNALNILPENIYSPISTMASFMVSQLDSALQDPTNMAIYGIAEIGLALLLLSLLVNALARLLVPRSLST from the coding sequence ATGCGCCCCAGCGACGCCCTCTTTCGCGTGACCGTGACCGCTTTCGCGGCAATGATCCCGCTCGTCTTGCTGGCCCTCTTCGCATTCCTTCTGCATGACTCGTGGCCGGCGTTGCGCTTCAACGGCTTCGATTTTTTCACGCATAGTTCCTGGAATCTGGGCAACCAGTACGGCAATCCCGTCACCGTGCGCGGCGAACAGGTGATGCCGGGGGCCTCTTTCGCCATCCTGTTTCTGATCGTCGGTACCTTGGCCAGCTCGCTGATCGCGTTGCTGCTTGCGGTACCGCTGGGCGTGGGTGCTGCGGTGTTTCTGGCCGAGGCAGTGCCGCCGCGCATCCGCACCTACGCATCCCTGCTGGTCGAATTGCTCGCCTCGGTGCCCAGCGTGGTGTTCGGCCTGTGGGGTTACATCGTGCTGATTCCGTTTCTGTCACGACACGTCTATCCGCACATGGCCCACTGGCTGCGCGATGTGCCATTTTTCGGCCCACCTTCGGGAAGTGGCTATGGCCTGCTGACCGCCGGCATCGTGCTGTCTTTGATGTGCGTGCCGCTGATTGCCGCCAATCTGCGCGAAGCGATCGAAAGCACTCCGCAAGCGCTGCGCGAGGCCGGCCTGGCGGTAGGCGCGACGCGCTTCGAGGTAGTGCGAAAAATCATCTTGCCGCGTCTACGTCTGCCGCTGATCGGCGTCAGCACCCTGGCGCTCGGGCGGGCATTGGGTGAAACCATGGCGGTCCTGATGATCAGTGGCAATGCACTCAACATCCTGCCCGAAAACATCTACAGCCCGATCTCGACCATGGCCTCGTTCATGGTCTCGCAACTCGACAGCGCACTGCAGGATCCGACCAACATGGCCATTTACGGCATCGCCGAGATTGGTCTTGCGCTGCTGTTGCTGTCGCTGCTGGTCAACGCTCTGGCGCGCCTGCTGGTGCCTCGGAGCCTGAGCACATGA
- the pstA gene encoding phosphate ABC transporter permease PstA, with amino-acid sequence MSGDNAWLYRRRRVNNALALVLASLATLFGLFWLVWILWVTVSKGMGALSPTLFTQMTPAPPGDGGGLANAFYGSAMVSLIALLIGTPVGIGAGLWLAEYAQRRVLGAVIRFLNDILLSAPSIVLGLFVYSLVVKPLGHFSALAGGLALALIVLPVVVRTTDEMLRLVPSTMREAALSLGVPQWKVIVQILLRSARAGVVTGILLALARITGETAPLLFTALNNQYWNSNLLKPIATVPVVIFQFAMSPYDGWHALAWAGALVVTAFVLVLSLLSRLLLARTKVTHD; translated from the coding sequence ATGAGCGGCGACAATGCATGGCTGTACCGGCGCAGGCGTGTGAACAATGCGCTGGCGCTGGTCCTTGCCAGCCTGGCCACGCTGTTCGGCCTGTTCTGGCTGGTGTGGATCCTGTGGGTGACGGTCAGCAAGGGCATGGGGGCGCTGAGTCCAACGCTGTTCACGCAGATGACACCCGCGCCGCCTGGCGATGGTGGCGGCTTGGCCAATGCGTTTTACGGCAGCGCGATGGTCAGTCTGATCGCGCTGCTGATCGGCACGCCGGTCGGCATCGGTGCCGGCCTGTGGCTGGCCGAATACGCGCAACGCCGCGTTCTGGGCGCGGTGATCCGTTTTCTCAACGACATTCTGCTGTCGGCACCATCAATCGTGCTCGGCCTGTTCGTCTATTCGCTGGTGGTCAAGCCGCTGGGGCATTTCTCGGCACTGGCCGGCGGTCTAGCCCTGGCGCTGATTGTGCTGCCGGTGGTGGTGCGCACCACCGACGAGATGTTGCGCCTGGTGCCATCAACCATGCGCGAGGCCGCGTTGTCGCTAGGCGTTCCGCAGTGGAAGGTGATCGTGCAAATCCTGCTGCGCTCGGCGCGCGCCGGCGTGGTCACCGGCATCCTGCTGGCTCTGGCGCGCATCACCGGTGAAACCGCGCCGCTGCTGTTCACCGCGCTTAACAACCAGTACTGGAATAGCAACCTGCTCAAGCCGATCGCCACCGTGCCGGTGGTGATCTTCCAGTTCGCGATGAGCCCCTATGATGGCTGGCATGCGCTGGCGTGGGCGGGCGCGCTGGTGGTGACCGCGTTCGTGCTCGTCCTCAGCCTGCTCTCGCGGCTGCTACTCGCCCGCACCAAGGTGACCCATGACTGA
- the rlmB gene encoding 23S rRNA (guanosine(2251)-2'-O)-methyltransferase RlmB, translated as MQAEWIVGINPVEAALAEGAARVRELWLEHDAHNPRLLALAQQAQQLGIAVQTRPRAALERIAAGARHQGIAAHCVAAPVLDETALPELIAAAGHNTLLLVLDGVTDPHNLGACLRSAAAAGAQAVIVPRDRAAALSPVVRRAAAGGAEHVPLLQVTNLARSLRGMKEAGVWLVGLDGADDVVQTLYALDLRGPLALVLGAEGEGMRRLTREACDHLARIPMIGAMQSLNVSVATGIALFEALRQRGAGAKS; from the coding sequence ATGCAGGCAGAATGGATCGTCGGCATCAATCCGGTCGAGGCCGCGCTGGCTGAAGGCGCCGCGCGTGTGCGTGAGCTGTGGCTGGAGCACGATGCGCACAACCCGCGTCTGCTGGCGCTGGCGCAGCAGGCGCAGCAACTGGGCATCGCCGTGCAGACACGCCCGCGTGCGGCGCTGGAACGCATCGCCGCCGGCGCACGCCACCAGGGCATTGCTGCGCACTGCGTTGCTGCGCCGGTGCTGGATGAAACCGCGCTGCCCGAACTGATCGCGGCGGCCGGGCACAACACGCTGCTGCTGGTGCTGGATGGGGTGACCGATCCGCACAATCTCGGCGCGTGCCTGCGTTCGGCAGCGGCGGCTGGAGCGCAGGCGGTGATCGTGCCACGCGATCGCGCCGCCGCACTCAGCCCGGTGGTGCGCCGCGCCGCGGCCGGCGGCGCTGAGCACGTGCCGCTGCTGCAGGTGACCAACCTCGCGCGCAGCCTGCGTGGCATGAAGGAGGCCGGGGTGTGGCTGGTCGGTCTGGATGGCGCCGATGACGTCGTGCAAACGCTGTACGCGTTGGACCTGCGTGGCCCGTTGGCACTGGTACTGGGCGCGGAAGGTGAGGGCATGCGCCGCCTGACCCGGGAAGCGTGCGATCATCTGGCGCGCATTCCCATGATCGGCGCCATGCAGAGCCTGAATGTCTCCGTGGCCACCGGTATTGCCTTGTTCGAGGCGCTGCGGCAACGCGGCGCGGGAGCCAAGTCATGA